CGCGCGCGTCGACGCGTCCGATCGCGCGCAGGTCGCGTGCGACGGCGGCATGGGGGAGCCGCTTCCCGGCGTTCTCGCCGCGCGTGACGTCCGAGGAGAGGCCGTCCTCGACGACGGCGAAAAAGACGTCCGCCCCGGCCGAAGCGCCGGCGACGGTCACGCGCGCGGCCCCGGCGCCGTCGGGCACGAGGCGGACGAACGCCTTCGGCTCGCGCGCCGCGTCCGAGATGGCGCGCCGCACCGCGCGCTCGTCGCTTCCGACGAACTCCGTCCGGCCGTCCACGACGACCTGCGGCGTGTAGACGCCCCTGGCACCGAAGCGCCGCGCGTAGGCGCTCTGCCTTTCCGAGTACCGATCCGAGGAAAACGGGTCCTCCCAGCCGAGCCGGTTCCAGTAGTCGACGTGCAGGGAGAGCGCGACGACGAGCGCGCCGGACACCGGCTGCTCGGAGGCGAGGCGGGCGAGGAGCCGGTCGGCCGGCGGGCAGCTCGAGCAGCCCTCGGACGTGAAGAGCTCGACGAGGACGGGCGTGCCCGCGGGCGCCGGAGCAGCCGCGGCGGGCGCCGCGAGAGCCGCGAGCGCCGCGGCGAGCAAGAACGCCGCCGCCTTCACCGGACTCAGCGCACGACGAACGCGGTCGCGAGCGTGGGGAGGACGAGCTTTCCGAGGCGCATCGCATCCGCGTCGCTTCCGCTGGTGACGAGGAAAACGAGCCGCCCGTCTCCAGCGCTCGTGCCGACGACCGAGAGGCCGTCCCGGTGTCCGCCGCTCACGAGACCCGCGAGTTTCACGCTCGACGCGAGCGTGGAGCCCGGCCGCGTCGCGACGACGGAGACGAGGTCGTCGGCCGCCGACGAGCCGGTCCTCCGGAAGATGACGTGGAGGATCCTCTCGCCCGCATGGCCGCAGTCGTGCGCGACGATCGGTGAGTAGCCGGGCAGATCGCCCGCGACCTTCTCGACCACGGCCCGCACGTCCGGGTCGAGCGCCTTCCCGAGCGCCGCGGGCGCGGCCGCGGGCGCCTTGTCCCAGCTCCCGCGGAGCGTGCAGTTCTTGTGGTTGAGGGCGGCGAAGAGGAACGCCTTTGCGTCGCGGGCGGCGGCGAGGTTCGCCTCCGGAGTCCCCGCGACTCGAGAGAGCAGGAAAAGCGTCCCCGCGCCGGCCGCGACGATGAGCGAGGCCGCGAGGAGGAGCGACGTGGCGGTCCCGGCCGACGGCGCCGGGGTCCGCGCGACGCGCGCGCGGACCTCGGCCTCGAAGCCCTCGCGCGGCTCAGGCGCCAGAGCGGCGATCCGGCGGACGGCGCCGCGCAGGTTTTCCCGCGCCTTCAGCTCTCTGGCGCACGCGGGGCAGCGGTCGAGATGCTCGAGGATCTCGTGCGAGAGGTCGACGGAGAGCTCTCCGGCGAGATAGGAGTCCAGCCGGCGGCGCACCTTCGCGCAGGCATAGTCGCGGACGTTCAGGGCGGCGTTCACGGTGTCCCTCCTTGGGCGGCCGCGCTTCCCGCGACGCTCGCCGCGGCGGCCGTCCCGCGCACCTTCTCCCGCAGCGCAGCGCGCGCCCGGGACAGGCGCGACATGACCGTGCCGATCGGCACGCGGAGGATGGCGGCGATTTCCTTGTAGGTGAATTCGTCGACGTCGGAGAGGAGGAGGATCTGCCTGTGCTCGGGCGAGATCGCGTCCAGCGCGGCGGTCAGCTCTTCGTCCTTGATCTCGGTGGGAGTCGGCTCTTCGGCGGCGAGCGTCTCGGCGAGGAGCGCCTCGCCCTCGGCGCCGAGCGTGAACGGGACTTTCTTGCGGCTGCGCTGCTGGTTCACGTTCCAGAGGATCTTGTAGAGCCACGCGCGGCAGTTCGTGCCGCGCTCGAACTTCCCGAACGACTTCCAGGCCTGCAGGAAGACTTCCGAGGCGAGGTCCTCGGCCTCTGCGGGCCGCCGCGTCAGCCTGAGCGCCGCCCGGGTGATCTCCCGAAAATGCGGCCACGCCTCGCGGTCGAAGTCCTCGCGGATGCGGGACTCGGCGTCGGCCGGGCGTGGGCGGAAGAGGGACATGCGGGCAGTGGCCTCCAGGGAGAGATGCCGCGTCGGATCGGCATTATTCCCCGCGAAAGGCTCCCGCCGGCCCTGAGCGTCATCAGTGCCCGGAGCAGGCGGGGACGCGGCCCATGGTCACCTCGTCCCCGACGCGGGCGATCTTGCCCTTGCGCTCGAGGAAGGCGAGGAGCTCCGGGAAGTCGAAGAGGTCGCCGTGACAGTTCCCGAAGACGGCTGCGGGGCCGAACGTGCGCGCCGCGGCGGCCTTCAGCTCGGCGACGGTGCAGCTCCCGCCGCGCGCGGCGACGAGAGACAGGACGTCGTGGCCGGGGATGACGCTCGCGGGGGCGGGCTCGGGAGTCGACATGCGCGACAAGGTAGCACTTCGGAGACGCCCCCCGTATGACGAGCGTCATACGGGGGTTCGGCGGTCAGGGCGTCTCGGGCGGGATCGCGAGAGCGCGCGCCTTCTGATCGAGAGATTCGACCGCCGAGTTGAACAGGCGGAGATGGCTTCTTAGGCGGCCGCGCGGGCTGCGCACGCATTGGCGGTAGAGCTTGGCCGTGCACGCTCCGACCGTGTCGGTGTCGGTGCAACCCGCGTCGTGCATGTCCTGTGACGAATACGTGCGGGACGCACACGCGCTCTCCGCGTCGTCCAAGTTCTTCCGCGCGGCCTTGACGCCCTCGGCCTGCGCTTTCACGGACGCGACCGCCTCGTCCAGTTGCTGGGGCGTGGTCGGCGGCGGCGGGAGCTGGAGGGCCTTGAGTGCGGACGGGTCGATCTTGAGCGTCATCGGCAGCTTTGCGCCCTTCGCCGGGGTCGGAAGCTGCGAGAGGGCGGGGGCGGCGGCGAGCGCGGCGAGCAGCAGGACGGCGGTCTTCGTCATCGACGGAGTCTCCTTCGCACGTGAATCTAAGGCACGCGGGGGCCGGAATGCACGCCGCGCAGCGTGATGCCGCTCACGCGCGGTTCGATCTGGCGTCGAGAGGCCAGCGATCAGCGTTCCAGGGCCAGCCGCCCCTCGGCGTTCAGCCGAGCTTCTGGAAGAAGTCGTTCCCCTTGTCGTCCACGAGGATGAAGGCGGGGAAGTCGACCACGTCGATCGCGTAAACCGCTTCCATGCCGAGCTCGGGGAACTCGAGGATGGCCACTTTCTTGATGTTCTCCTGCGCGAGGATCGCGGCCGGGCCGCCCGGCGATCCGAGGTAGAAGCCGCCCCACTTCTTGCAGGCCTCGGTCACCTTCGGGCTCCGGTTGCCCTTGGCGATCATGATCATCGACCCGCCCTTCGACTGGAAGAGGTCGACGTACGAGTCCATGCGGCCGGCGGTCGTCGGCCCGAACGAGCCGGAGGGCTTGCCCTTCGGCGTCTTGGCGGGGCCCGCGTAGTAAACCGGGTGGTCCTTGAAGTACTGCGGGAGGTCCTGCCCGGAGTCGAGGCGCTCCTTGAGCTTCGCGTGCGCGATGTCGCGCGCCACGACGAGGCGGCCCGTCAGCGCGAGCGGCGTCGAGACGGGATGCTTCGAAAGCTCCGCGAGGATCTCCTTCATCGGCTTGTCGAGGTCGATCTTCACGAGCCCTGAATGCTCCTTGGCGCCGGTGTGCGTCGGAAGAAGCGTCTCGGGGTGGCGCTCGAGCTCCTCGAGCCAGAGCCCCTTCGCGTCGATCTTCGCGAGGACGTTGCGGTCGGCCGAGCACGAGACGCCCATCCCGACCGGGCAGGACGCGCCGTGCCGCGGCAGGCGGATCACGCGCACGTCGTGCGCGAAGTATTTTCCGCCGAACTGCGCGCCGAAGCCGAGGCCCTGCGCCCTTTCGAGAAGCTTCTTCTCGAGCTCGGGGTCGCGGAACGCGCGGCCGTACTTGTCCCCCGTCGTCGGAAGAGAGTCGTAGTAGCCGGTCGAGGCGAGCTTGACGGTCTTCAGGCACCCTTCGCCGGACGTGCCGCCCACGACGAAGACGATGTGGTACGGCGGGCACGCGGCGGTGCCGAGCGACTTCATCTTCTCGACGAGGAACGCCTCGAGGCTCGCGGGGTTGAGAAGCGCCTTCGTCTCCTGGAAGAGGTACGTCTTGTTGGCCGAGCCGCCGCCCTTGGCGACGAACAGGAACTTGTAGGCGTCGCCCTTCGCCGCGTAGATGTCGATCTGCGCGGGGAGGTTGTTCCCCGTGTTGACCTCGTCGTACATGTTCAGCGCGGCCGTCTGCGAGTAGCGGAGGTTCTCGCCGGTGTACGTCTGCCAGATGCCCTTCGAGATCTTCTCGGCGTCGTCGGCGCCGGTCCACACCTGCTGGCCCTTCCACGCGACGACGGTCGCCGTGCCCGTGTCCTGGCAGAACGGCAGCTCGAACTTCGCCGAGACGACGGCGTTGCGGAGAAGCGTCGTCGCCATGAACTTGTCGTTCGGCGAGGCGCCCGGGTCGGAGAGGATCGACGCGACCTGCTGCTGGTGCTTCGGCCGGAGGAGGAACGACACGTCGCGCATCGCCTCGTGCGCGAGGACGGTGAGCGCCTTCGGCTCGACGACGAGCATCGTCTTGCCGGCGAACTTCGCCTTCTTCACGTAGCCCTTCGGGCCGGCCACGAGCCGGTACTTCGTGTCGTCGTGTCCCTTCGGGAACGGGTTCGCGTACACGAAGACGTCTTTCTTCGCGGGGGCGGTCTTTCTGGTGGCCTGGGTCTTCGAGGGCATTGGAGTCTCCTCCAGCGTGGAAGTTACCCGATGCCGGCGGAACCGCCTCTGATGCGGATGAACCAAGGGGAACATCGCGTGTTGACAGGCGGGCCGCAGGGCCCGACATTCGGGGCCATGCGCGGTGTCTTCGTGGCCCGGCTCGTTGCGATCGTGATCGTGGTCGCAGTGCCGGGCGTGATGCGGTCCGAGGGGCCTGCGATCGAGGTTCTCAGCCTCGGCACAGCCGTCCGACGTGCCGCGGATGTCTCGCCGCTCATGAGCGCGGCGCGGAGCCGGGTCGACGCCGCCGCCGGCGCCGTGCACCAGGCGGGCCGCCTTCCGAACCCCCTCGGCGAGGTGCGCGTCGAAAGCTGGGACTTTCACGCCGAGCACGCGACGCCCCGGTGGGACAACGTCGACTTCTTCGCGACCTTCGCGCAGCCGATCGAGCTCGGAGGGAAGCGTTCGGCACGCACCGGCGAGGCGGCCGCCGCGCGGGACGCCGCGGCCTTCGATGCGGACCAGACGCGCCACGAGGTGATACTCGAGACGACGCGCACATATCTGGCGGTGCTCCGCGCCCGCTCTCTCATGGACGCGCTGGAGAAGAACCGCGAGGCGCTCTCCCGGATCGTCGAGATGCTCGACCGCCGCGTCTCGGAAGGGTGGTCGGCCGAGGCTGACCTTCTTCGGTTCCGGGCCGAGCTGGCCCGCTCGGAGGAAGCGCTCCTGAGGGTCCGGCTCGAGCGGGATCGTGAACTGCGGTTCCTGGCGGCGCTCCTCGGGGAGCCGGCCCCCATCGCGGCGTCGCGCCTCGTCGAGCCCGCGATTCCGGCCATCCCCGACGGCGATCCGGATACGCTTGCGCGGTCCGCGCTCGCTCGCCGCCCGGACGTGGCCGCGGCGCGTGCCCGGGTCGCGCAAGCGCACGAGGCTGCGCGGTTCGAGCGGGCGCGGCAAATCCCGACGGTCGCCCTGACGGCCGGTTACAAGAGAACCTTCGGCCTCGACACGGGGCTCGCGGGCCTCGTGATTCCGCTGCCGATCTTCGACGCGAACGCCGGGAACGTCGCGCGCGCCGAGGCCGAAGCTCAGGCCGCCGAGGCGCGGCTGGCGGCCCTCGAGTCGCGGCTCCTCGCGGGGGGCGCCGCGCAGATCGCCGCAGCCCGCGAGCTGCGCGCGCGTGCCCTCACGGTGGAGCAGGACCTCGTCCGGCCGGCGGAAGGGGCTCGCGACGCGGCAACCGCCGCCTTCGACGAAGGGGCCGCGGACGTCCTGCGTCTCGTCGACGCCCGCCGCCTGTATCTCGACGCCCGCCGCGAGGCCCTGGACCTGTTTGCCGAGGCGGCGTTCCGCGCGGCCGAGGTGCGGCTGCTGCTCGGCGAGGAGGCGATCCCATGAGCGAGAGTCCCGGACTGGAACGGTCCCTGTGGCAAAGGCTGCTGGGCCGTCCCGAGTTTCGCCGCGCGCGCCTCCTGGTCGCCGCCCTGATTCTGCTCGTCCCGTGCGTCGTTCTCGTGAGGTGGCTGACGCGAAAAGCGCCCGAGGCGGGGACGGAGAAGCCTGCCGAGGCCGGCGCCGTCGTGCTCGCCGAATCGGCGCGCCGTGACGCCGGGATCACCGTCGAAACGGTGAAGCGCATGGCGCGCACGGACCGGCTCGAGGCTCCGGGCGTTCTCGCCCTCGACGAGGCCCGGACGGCGCGCATCGGCTCGCTCGTGGAGGGGGTCGTCCTCTCCGTGAACGCGGAGGTGGGCGACCGCGTCGCAGCCGGACAGAGGCTTGCGCACCTCAACAGCCACATCATCCACGACGCGTGGGCCGACTACCGGAAGGCGATCGCCGACCGGAGGCGGCGCGAGACGGAGCTCGCGTACGCCTCGGCGTCGGCCGGGCGGGCGGACCGGCTCCTCGAGGCCCGGGCGATCTCGGTCCAGGAGCGCCAGCGGGCCGACGCCGACCGCGTCGCCGCGGCCGAGGAGCTGGACCGCGCGAAGACCGAAGTCCGCCGGTCCGAGGAGGCTCTCGAGCACCTCGGCATCACGTCCGGAGAGGACCCCTCGGGCGAAAAAGGCGAGGACATCCCGGTGAAGTCGCCGCTGGCCGGGGTCGTCCTCGAGAAGAAGATCACGGCGGGCACGGCCGTGACGCCGGGAACGCCGCTCTTCGTCGTCAGCGATCTCGGAAGTCTCTGGGCGCTCGCCGAGATCGACGAGACGAAGCTTCGGCTCGTGAGAGCGGGCGAGTCGGCGGAGATCCGCGTCTCCGCGTGGCCGGGCGAGATTTTCCGCGGGCGCGTGACGTTCGTCGGCGACGCCGTCAATCCGAAGACGCGGCGCGTCATGGTGCGCTGCCAGGTCCCGAACCCGGGCGGCCGCCTCAAGCCGGAGATGTATGCCTCCATCGCGATGGGTGAAGCGGTGCCGCGGCAGATCCTGGCCGTCCCCGCGCGCGCCGTGCAGGAGATGGAAGGGAAGACGATCGTGTTCGTTCCCGGCGGCGCCGGCCGCTTTGCGCGGCGCGAGGTGGCCGTCGGGGCCGAGGTCGACGGGTGGGTCGAGATCTCCTCCGGGCTGAAGGAGGGCGAGACGGTGGCCTCGGACGGGAGCTTCCTGCTGAAGTCGGAGCTTCTGAAGAGCGCCGAGCGCCCCGAGAGCTGAGATGGGAGTCATCGAGCGGCTCGTCGCGGCCTCGCTCCGGCAGAGGGTGTTCGTTCTTCTCTGCCTTGCCGCGCTCGTCGGCGGAGGGCTATGGGCCTGGCGCTCCATCGGTGTCGAGGCGTTTCCGGACCTGACGAACAACCAGGTCGTCGTCGTCACCGAGGCGCCGGGGCTCGGCGCCGTCGAGGTGGAGCAGCGCGTCACCTATCCCGTGGAGACGGCGCTCACCGGGGCGCCGGGCGCGACGGAGATCCGCTCCCTCTCGAAGTTCGGCCTCTCGATGGTCACCATCGTCTTCGAGGACCGCGTCCCGGTCTACTTCGCGCGCCAGCTCGTGACGGAGCGTCTCACCGAGGCGCGGGGCCGGCTTCCCCAGGGCCTCGAGCCGTCGCTCGGACCCGTGGCCACCGCGTTCGGCGAGATTTACCAGTACCTCGTCGAGGGAGACGGCGCCGACCTGATGGAGAAGAAGACTCTCCAGGACTGGGAGATTCGGCCGCGCCTGCGGTCGGTGCCGGGCGTCTCCGAGCTGAATTCCTGGGGCGGACAGACGCAGCAGTTCCATGTCGTCGTCGACCCGCGAAAGCTCGAGAAATACGGGCTGTCGCTGAGGCAGCTTTTCGACGCAGTGGCCGACAACAACGTCTCCTTCTCCGGGGGCTTCATCGAGCACCGCTCGGAGCGGTTCACGGTCCGCGGTGTCGGTCTCGTCCGCGGCGTCGAGGACCTCAGGCGGCTCGTCGTCGCCTCGGTGGAGGGAGTGCCGGTCTTCGTCGGCGACGTCGCGCAGGTGATCGTCGGCGCGATGCCGCGGCACGGCGCCGTGACGCGCGACGGACGGGGCGAGTCGGTCGCCGGCATGGTCATCATGCTGATGGGGGAGAACGGGAAGACCGTCGCCGAGCGGGTCAAAGTGCGGGTGAAGGAAATCGTGCGGAGCCTGCCCAAGGGGCTGTCGATCGTGCCCTTCTACGACCAGACCGAGGTCATCGACCGGACGTCCCACACCGTCCAGAAGAACCTCCTGGAGGGCTCACTCCTCGTCCTTCTCGTTCTCTTCTTCTTCCTTCGCGATCTCCGCGCGGCCCTGCTCGTGGCGTGCGTCATCCCCGTCGCGATGCTCGCGGGGTTCCTCGGCATGAAGATCTTCGGGGTCTCGGCGAACCTGATGTCGCTCGGCGCGATCGACTTCGGCCTCATCGTGGACGGGGCCGTCGTCATGGTCGAGAACATCATCCGCAAGCGCGAGGAGCGCGGAGACGCCATCGGGCCGGGCCGGGAGAGCCCGACCGCCTTCTTCACCTCGGCCGCCACGGAGGTCGCCCGCCCGATCCTGTTCGGCGTCCTCATCATCATCGCGGTGTACATCCCGATCTTCGCCCTCGAGGGACTCGAGGGAAAGATGTTCCGCCCCATGGCGGTCACCGTCTGCTCGGCGCTCGTCGGAGCCCTCGCGGTCTCGCTGACGGCCGTACCCGTCCTCGCCTCGCTCGTGCTCCCCGTGAATGCCGTCGAGCACCCCCAGGAGTGGTTCCGAAAGCTCCGCCGGACGTACGTCAGCCACCTCGACGCGGCCATGGGCCACCGGAGGCGGACTCTCTCGGTGGCGCTCGCCGTCGTCGGGGCCGCGATTGCGTCGGTGCCTTTCCTCGGGACGGAGTTCATGCCGCGCCTCGACGAGGGGTCGATCCTGATCGAGACCCGCAAGCTGCCGTCCGTCTCCCTGCCCGAGTCCGTCGCGATCTCGGGCCGCGTCGAGCAGATCCTGCGGCGCTTCCCGGAGGTACGCCAGGTCGTCACGAAGATCGGGCGGCCCGACGTAGCGACGGAGGCGATGGGGATCTACCAGGGGGACGTTTACGTCGTCCTGCACCCGCCGGAGGCGTGGAAGACCGGCCGGACGAAGGAGCAGCTCGTCGACGCGATGGCGCGGGCGCTCGCGGAAATGCCCGGTCTCTCCGCCAACTTCACGCAGCCGATGGCGATGCGCCTCGACGAGGTCGTGTCCGGCGTCAAGGCGGATGTGGCCGTCAAGATCTTCGGTCCCGACGCCGCCATCCTC
This Acidobacteriota bacterium DNA region includes the following protein-coding sequences:
- a CDS encoding DUF1223 domain-containing protein — encoded protein: MKAAAFLLAAALAALAAPAAAAPAPAGTPVLVELFTSEGCSSCPPADRLLARLASEQPVSGALVVALSLHVDYWNRLGWEDPFSSDRYSERQSAYARRFGARGVYTPQVVVDGRTEFVGSDERAVRRAISDAAREPKAFVRLVPDGAGAARVTVAGASAGADVFFAVVEDGLSSDVTRGENAGKRLPHAAVARDLRAIGRVDARGRFDAEVPVPPGTGARRVFAFAQERGTGRVLGVAAPRDLPGPGHRE
- a CDS encoding zf-HC2 domain-containing protein, which encodes MNAALNVRDYACAKVRRRLDSYLAGELSVDLSHEILEHLDRCPACARELKARENLRGAVRRIAALAPEPREGFEAEVRARVARTPAPSAGTATSLLLAASLIVAAGAGTLFLLSRVAGTPEANLAAARDAKAFLFAALNHKNCTLRGSWDKAPAAAPAALGKALDPDVRAVVEKVAGDLPGYSPIVAHDCGHAGERILHVIFRRTGSSAADDLVSVVATRPGSTLASSVKLAGLVSGGHRDGLSVVGTSAGDGRLVFLVTSGSDADAMRLGKLVLPTLATAFVVR
- a CDS encoding sigma-70 family RNA polymerase sigma factor, with translation MSLFRPRPADAESRIREDFDREAWPHFREITRAALRLTRRPAEAEDLASEVFLQAWKSFGKFERGTNCRAWLYKILWNVNQQRSRKKVPFTLGAEGEALLAETLAAEEPTPTEIKDEELTAALDAISPEHRQILLLSDVDEFTYKEIAAILRVPIGTVMSRLSRARAALREKVRGTAAAASVAGSAAAQGGTP
- a CDS encoding DUF2492 family protein — encoded protein: MSTPEPAPASVIPGHDVLSLVAARGGSCTVAELKAAAARTFGPAAVFGNCHGDLFDFPELLAFLERKGKIARVGDEVTMGRVPACSGH
- a CDS encoding fumarate hydratase, translating into MPSKTQATRKTAPAKKDVFVYANPFPKGHDDTKYRLVAGPKGYVKKAKFAGKTMLVVEPKALTVLAHEAMRDVSFLLRPKHQQQVASILSDPGASPNDKFMATTLLRNAVVSAKFELPFCQDTGTATVVAWKGQQVWTGADDAEKISKGIWQTYTGENLRYSQTAALNMYDEVNTGNNLPAQIDIYAAKGDAYKFLFVAKGGGSANKTYLFQETKALLNPASLEAFLVEKMKSLGTAACPPYHIVFVVGGTSGEGCLKTVKLASTGYYDSLPTTGDKYGRAFRDPELEKKLLERAQGLGFGAQFGGKYFAHDVRVIRLPRHGASCPVGMGVSCSADRNVLAKIDAKGLWLEELERHPETLLPTHTGAKEHSGLVKIDLDKPMKEILAELSKHPVSTPLALTGRLVVARDIAHAKLKERLDSGQDLPQYFKDHPVYYAGPAKTPKGKPSGSFGPTTAGRMDSYVDLFQSKGGSMIMIAKGNRSPKVTEACKKWGGFYLGSPGGPAAILAQENIKKVAILEFPELGMEAVYAIDVVDFPAFILVDDKGNDFFQKLG
- a CDS encoding TolC family protein; protein product: MLTGGPQGPTFGAMRGVFVARLVAIVIVVAVPGVMRSEGPAIEVLSLGTAVRRAADVSPLMSAARSRVDAAAGAVHQAGRLPNPLGEVRVESWDFHAEHATPRWDNVDFFATFAQPIELGGKRSARTGEAAAARDAAAFDADQTRHEVILETTRTYLAVLRARSLMDALEKNREALSRIVEMLDRRVSEGWSAEADLLRFRAELARSEEALLRVRLERDRELRFLAALLGEPAPIAASRLVEPAIPAIPDGDPDTLARSALARRPDVAAARARVAQAHEAARFERARQIPTVALTAGYKRTFGLDTGLAGLVIPLPIFDANAGNVARAEAEAQAAEARLAALESRLLAGGAAQIAAARELRARALTVEQDLVRPAEGARDAATAAFDEGAADVLRLVDARRLYLDARREALDLFAEAAFRAAEVRLLLGEEAIP
- a CDS encoding efflux RND transporter periplasmic adaptor subunit → MSESPGLERSLWQRLLGRPEFRRARLLVAALILLVPCVVLVRWLTRKAPEAGTEKPAEAGAVVLAESARRDAGITVETVKRMARTDRLEAPGVLALDEARTARIGSLVEGVVLSVNAEVGDRVAAGQRLAHLNSHIIHDAWADYRKAIADRRRRETELAYASASAGRADRLLEARAISVQERQRADADRVAAAEELDRAKTEVRRSEEALEHLGITSGEDPSGEKGEDIPVKSPLAGVVLEKKITAGTAVTPGTPLFVVSDLGSLWALAEIDETKLRLVRAGESAEIRVSAWPGEIFRGRVTFVGDAVNPKTRRVMVRCQVPNPGGRLKPEMYASIAMGEAVPRQILAVPARAVQEMEGKTIVFVPGGAGRFARREVAVGAEVDGWVEISSGLKEGETVASDGSFLLKSELLKSAERPES
- a CDS encoding efflux RND transporter permease subunit, which codes for MGVIERLVAASLRQRVFVLLCLAALVGGGLWAWRSIGVEAFPDLTNNQVVVVTEAPGLGAVEVEQRVTYPVETALTGAPGATEIRSLSKFGLSMVTIVFEDRVPVYFARQLVTERLTEARGRLPQGLEPSLGPVATAFGEIYQYLVEGDGADLMEKKTLQDWEIRPRLRSVPGVSELNSWGGQTQQFHVVVDPRKLEKYGLSLRQLFDAVADNNVSFSGGFIEHRSERFTVRGVGLVRGVEDLRRLVVASVEGVPVFVGDVAQVIVGAMPRHGAVTRDGRGESVAGMVIMLMGENGKTVAERVKVRVKEIVRSLPKGLSIVPFYDQTEVIDRTSHTVQKNLLEGSLLVLLVLFFFLRDLRAALLVACVIPVAMLAGFLGMKIFGVSANLMSLGAIDFGLIVDGAVVMVENIIRKREERGDAIGPGRESPTAFFTSAATEVARPILFGVLIIIAVYIPIFALEGLEGKMFRPMAVTVCSALVGALAVSLTAVPVLASLVLPVNAVEHPQEWFRKLRRTYVSHLDAAMGHRRRTLSVALAVVGAAIASVPFLGTEFMPRLDEGSILIETRKLPSVSLPESVAISGRVEQILRRFPEVRQVVTKIGRPDVATEAMGIYQGDVYVVLHPPEAWKTGRTKEQLVDAMARALAEMPGLSANFTQPMAMRLDEVVSGVKADVAVKIFGPDAAILETLGEEVRRALAPIRGAADLQVEALTGAAQIQIDVDREAMARYGLNVSDLRQVVETAVGGAVATEVLDGPRRFGVLVRFPDAFRADRAALETLLLSAPGGEKVPLATVARVTTIRGPEAINHESGQRRLVVQTNVRGRDMGSFVAEGKERLAAAVKIPSGYHFEWGGQFENQERAMKRLAVVIPLSLVIIFLLLFVTFGNVRQASLVLVNVPFALVGGIGALWLRGLNLSLSAAVGFIALFGVAVLNGVVLVTAINHRREAGASLRAAIIGAAGTRLKPVLMTALVAALGFVPMALSTGAGSEVQRPLASVVIGGVVTSMLLTLIVLPTLYDIVEERVARRRQAEFYADIAEDEIPT